The following are encoded together in the Adhaeribacter arboris genome:
- a CDS encoding DUF421 domain-containing protein produces the protein MDLEQNTYLQIVYRAVAVYVFIILAIRLFGKKELSQLSVIDLVFILLISNAVQNAMVGPDTTLSGGLMAAGALFLTNYILKLVVYQSKTWSKFLQGEPVMLIYKGRVKEANLRKVHLSKAELEGAAREHGVEDLSEVDLAVLEIDGNISILTHDFRQKHITQRKIAAKQTQNNSDG, from the coding sequence ATGGATCTAGAACAAAATACCTACCTGCAAATTGTATATCGGGCGGTAGCGGTGTATGTATTTATTATTCTGGCTATCCGGTTATTCGGCAAAAAAGAACTTAGCCAGTTATCCGTCATCGACCTGGTATTTATTTTACTCATCAGCAATGCCGTACAAAATGCCATGGTCGGTCCCGATACTACTCTAAGCGGTGGACTAATGGCTGCTGGCGCCTTGTTTTTAACCAATTATATCTTAAAGCTAGTAGTTTACCAATCGAAGACCTGGAGTAAATTTTTACAAGGCGAACCGGTAATGCTTATTTACAAAGGCCGGGTAAAAGAAGCTAATCTGCGTAAAGTGCATCTGTCGAAAGCCGAATTAGAGGGCGCGGCCCGGGAGCACGGCGTGGAAGACCTTAGCGAAGTGGATTTAGCGGTTTTAGAAATTGATGGTAATATTAGCATTCTGACGCACGATTTCCGGCAGAAGCATATTACCCAGCGTAAAATTGCCGCGAAGCAAACCCAAAATAATTCCGACGGTTAA
- a CDS encoding DUF6644 family protein: MIHWLTWLEHSAFAVVIRRSSWLYPALEIVHIVGIALLVGAAFLFDLRLLGFSRHLPVRGLANHLLTWSRRGLILIIPSGFLLFSTNAIALGQDITFYIKMALLGLAGVNAWAFHAYFPKIRNPDKNYFLPFRAKLAAVCSIILWIAVIACGRLLAY, encoded by the coding sequence ATGATACACTGGCTAACCTGGTTGGAGCATAGTGCCTTCGCTGTTGTTATTCGCCGGTCGTCGTGGTTGTACCCTGCTCTCGAAATAGTCCATATTGTAGGTATTGCTTTGCTGGTCGGGGCAGCTTTCCTTTTCGACTTGCGGTTACTAGGCTTCTCCCGGCATTTACCGGTAAGGGGGTTAGCCAATCACCTGCTTACCTGGTCCCGGCGCGGACTTATCTTAATCATACCTTCCGGATTTCTCCTTTTTAGTACCAACGCCATTGCCTTGGGCCAGGATATTACATTTTATATAAAAATGGCATTGCTAGGGCTGGCCGGGGTAAATGCCTGGGCGTTTCATGCCTATTTTCCTAAAATAAGAAATCCGGATAAAAACTATTTTCTTCCCTTTCGCGCCAAACTGGCGGCCGTTTGTTCTATTATTCTCTGGATCGCTGTTATTGCCTGCGGCCGTTTGCTGGCTTATTAA
- a CDS encoding PAS domain-containing protein, producing MTSTKAGATIDLALLFHSLPGLYLILNTDLNIIAVSNAYLKATLTKREDIVNRYVFDVFPENPAASDVHAVGNLHESLQKVIQQKKTHRMGTQRYDIQRPAERGGGFDKRYWKVRNKPVVNANGELQYIVHQVKDVTRYHLEMQAHWRNEELLHVALQMINDVIWDWNLLNNKLKWSEGFNTRFGYHKEEIETTIDSWYSRVHPEDAARVEHSVQNVIQHGLEVWSDVYRFKRKDGSYAEILDRGFVLRDGNQKPYRMIGAMIDMSEAKQAEQEARQNATRFNSLMEALPIMTWTALPTGEVNYYNQRWSEYLGVSQQKILELGWENYIHPDDKAITHSKWQHALATGTNLEIENRWRSANSNEYRWFLVRAVPIHDEKDQITLWVGSHTDIEVHKRFQEELQIRDEKLQRILSQAPAHFCLVKGPDQIIDLATPGIQQLFGNRECLGLPIATAWPEIEEQGLTRLMKQVYSSGEALIFRETKVMVDRHNEGQLQEGYFSFTYQPFRDSHGTIEGVLILAIEVTGQVLAKQQAELLTEQLRTEKERFEFLAETIPQFIWTTDAQGYHEYFNQRWIDYTGYNVEDSKGTEMWNNLLHPDDRERSRIRWEHSLRTGEFYEVEYRFKSKTGNYRWFLGQATPMYDANGTITKWFGTCTDIEEKKRAEEELLAINQELRKTNEDLDSFVYTASHDLKLPIISMSRIFSELTQSAQFTAPDAELLITMFHKSLDQLHTTIRDLADIVQVQKNLDQHQEITSLAEITQEVQLSIQDMIKESDAQIISHFATVPTIYFSRVNLKSIIYNLLSNAIKYRSPHRNPIITIKSDKENEFTVLTVQDNGLGINLERHKGKLFQMFKRFHNHVTGSGIGLYIINRIVQNNGGRIEVTSEVDAGTTFKVYLKNQDRTHST from the coding sequence ATGACTTCAACCAAAGCTGGGGCAACTATCGATTTAGCATTGCTCTTTCATTCTCTCCCGGGTTTATACCTTATTCTGAATACCGATTTAAACATTATAGCGGTTAGCAATGCTTATTTAAAAGCCACTTTAACCAAGCGGGAAGATATTGTTAATCGATACGTTTTCGATGTATTCCCGGAAAACCCAGCGGCTTCGGATGTTCACGCAGTGGGAAATTTACATGAATCGCTCCAAAAAGTTATTCAGCAGAAAAAAACGCATCGGATGGGGACGCAACGCTACGATATTCAAAGACCAGCGGAACGAGGAGGTGGGTTTGATAAGCGGTATTGGAAAGTTCGGAATAAACCAGTTGTAAATGCCAACGGCGAATTGCAGTACATTGTTCATCAGGTAAAAGACGTAACCCGTTACCACTTAGAAATGCAAGCGCATTGGCGGAACGAAGAATTACTGCACGTAGCCCTGCAAATGATTAATGACGTTATCTGGGATTGGAATTTACTGAATAATAAACTTAAATGGAGTGAAGGTTTTAACACCCGGTTTGGTTACCATAAAGAAGAAATTGAAACTACTATAGACTCTTGGTACTCCCGCGTTCATCCGGAAGATGCAGCGCGCGTTGAGCACAGCGTACAAAACGTCATTCAACATGGTCTGGAAGTCTGGAGCGATGTATACCGCTTTAAACGGAAAGATGGTTCCTACGCCGAAATTCTGGACCGGGGCTTTGTACTGCGCGATGGCAACCAGAAACCCTATCGTATGATTGGGGCCATGATTGATATGAGCGAAGCCAAACAAGCAGAGCAAGAAGCCCGGCAAAATGCGACCCGCTTTAATAGCTTAATGGAAGCATTGCCCATCATGACCTGGACTGCTCTGCCTACCGGCGAAGTAAACTATTATAATCAACGTTGGTCGGAATATCTGGGCGTATCGCAACAAAAAATATTAGAACTTGGCTGGGAAAATTACATCCATCCGGATGATAAAGCTATCACGCATAGTAAATGGCAGCATGCCCTAGCTACCGGCACTAACTTAGAGATAGAAAACCGTTGGCGGTCCGCTAACAGCAATGAGTACCGTTGGTTTTTGGTTCGGGCTGTACCCATCCACGACGAAAAAGACCAGATTACTCTTTGGGTTGGCTCCCACACTGACATTGAGGTACACAAGCGATTTCAGGAAGAGCTACAAATTCGCGACGAAAAATTACAACGTATCCTAAGCCAGGCCCCCGCGCATTTCTGTTTAGTAAAAGGACCGGATCAGATTATTGACCTGGCAACGCCCGGAATTCAGCAACTTTTTGGCAACCGCGAATGCCTTGGATTACCCATTGCCACTGCCTGGCCCGAGATCGAGGAACAAGGTTTAACCCGGCTAATGAAGCAAGTTTACTCTAGTGGCGAGGCCCTAATTTTTCGGGAAACCAAAGTAATGGTAGATCGCCATAACGAAGGCCAATTACAAGAAGGATATTTTAGCTTTACTTATCAGCCTTTCCGGGACAGCCATGGTACCATTGAGGGAGTATTAATTTTAGCTATTGAAGTAACCGGCCAAGTACTGGCGAAACAGCAAGCCGAATTGTTAACGGAACAGCTGCGGACGGAAAAAGAACGTTTTGAATTTCTGGCCGAAACCATCCCGCAATTTATCTGGACAACGGACGCACAAGGTTACCACGAGTATTTTAACCAACGCTGGATTGATTATACGGGCTACAATGTAGAAGACAGTAAAGGCACCGAAATGTGGAACAATTTACTGCATCCTGATGACCGAGAACGGTCGCGGATTCGCTGGGAACATTCGCTGCGCACCGGCGAATTTTACGAAGTGGAGTACCGCTTTAAAAGTAAAACCGGAAACTACCGCTGGTTCTTAGGTCAGGCTACTCCCATGTACGATGCCAATGGTACCATTACCAAATGGTTTGGCACCTGCACCGATATAGAAGAAAAAAAACGAGCCGAAGAAGAATTACTGGCTATTAACCAGGAACTGCGCAAGACAAACGAAGATTTAGATAGTTTTGTCTATACCGCTTCGCACGATTTAAAACTACCCATTATTAGTATGTCGCGCATTTTTAGTGAACTTACCCAGTCAGCCCAGTTTACCGCCCCGGATGCCGAACTTTTAATAACCATGTTTCATAAATCGCTGGATCAGCTTCATACAACTATCCGGGACTTAGCTGATATCGTACAGGTACAAAAAAATTTAGATCAACATCAGGAAATTACCTCGCTGGCTGAAATTACCCAAGAGGTTCAACTAAGCATTCAGGATATGATTAAAGAATCGGATGCCCAAATTATTAGTCATTTTGCTACCGTTCCAACTATTTACTTTTCGCGCGTTAATCTTAAAAGTATTATTTATAACCTGCTGAGCAACGCAATAAAATACCGTTCTCCGCACCGGAATCCCATAATTACCATTAAATCAGATAAAGAAAATGAATTTACCGTGCTAACCGTACAGGATAATGGTTTAGGTATTAACTTAGAGCGGCACAAAGGCAAATTATTTCAAATGTTTAAGCGCTTTCACAACCACGTAACCGGTTCCGGAATTGGCTTATACATCATAAACCGGATTGTCCAGAACAATGGCGGACGCATAGAAGTAACCAGCGAAGTAGATGCCGGCACCACGTTTAAAGTATACTTAAAGAACCAGGATAGAACCCATAGCACATGA
- a CDS encoding dipeptidyl-peptidase 3 family protein, with protein sequence MKRNYFLLLVIVSIFCGLSCQNKNKEQQAEQTVLNTQQPTDTTKTTPIYARLSKYVQVKLAADLNTLTAKEKQMLPLLIDAAKIMDDIFWYEAYGNRDSLLNAIQDGATRKFVEINYGPWDRLENNEPFIPGVKSKPETANFYPQNMTKAEFEKANIKDKKSQYTLLRRDAKGKLITVPYHVQFKAQVEKAADLLKQAATLAEDAGLKKYLALRAEALLTDKYQPSDLAWMDMKTNNIDFVIGPIEVYEDKLYNYKAAHEAYLLVKDQAWSQRLAKYAALLPELQKGLPVSAPYKKETPGTDSDLNAYDVIYYAGDCNAGSKTIAINLPNDEEVQLKKGTRRLQLKNAMRAKFDKIMVPVANTLIAADQRQFITFDAFFATTMFHEVAHGLGIKNTINKKGTVRDALKEQGSALEEGKADILGLYMITQLHKKGQIEGDLKNFYTTFLAGIFRSVRFGAASAHGQANMVRFNFFAQNGAFVRDAATGTYRVDFAKMEQAMNKLSETILTLQGNGDYTGVKQLLTKQGKISPELQSDLARLTKAEIPVDVVFEQGKAVLGLP encoded by the coding sequence ATGAAAAGAAATTATTTTCTTCTGTTGGTCATAGTAAGTATTTTTTGTGGGCTAAGTTGCCAAAATAAAAATAAAGAGCAGCAAGCCGAACAAACCGTACTAAATACGCAACAACCTACTGATACTACCAAAACAACCCCAATTTATGCCCGCTTAAGTAAGTACGTACAAGTAAAGCTAGCTGCTGATTTAAATACGCTTACGGCGAAAGAAAAGCAGATGCTGCCCTTATTAATAGATGCCGCTAAAATTATGGATGACATTTTCTGGTATGAAGCTTACGGCAACCGGGACTCTTTGCTTAATGCCATTCAAGACGGCGCTACCCGCAAATTTGTAGAAATAAATTATGGTCCTTGGGATCGCTTAGAAAATAATGAGCCTTTTATTCCGGGTGTAAAATCAAAACCAGAAACAGCTAATTTTTACCCCCAGAACATGACTAAAGCTGAGTTTGAAAAAGCAAATATTAAAGATAAAAAAAGCCAGTATACTCTGTTGCGCCGCGATGCCAAGGGTAAACTTATAACCGTACCGTATCATGTTCAGTTTAAAGCTCAGGTAGAAAAAGCTGCTGATTTATTGAAGCAAGCCGCCACCCTAGCCGAAGATGCGGGGCTTAAAAAGTACCTTGCTTTACGAGCCGAAGCGCTGCTCACCGACAAGTACCAACCCAGCGACTTAGCCTGGATGGACATGAAAACCAATAATATTGATTTTGTAATTGGTCCTATTGAAGTATACGAAGACAAATTATATAATTATAAAGCTGCCCATGAAGCTTATTTATTAGTTAAAGACCAGGCCTGGAGCCAGCGTTTGGCAAAATATGCTGCTCTCTTGCCTGAATTACAAAAGGGTTTACCCGTATCAGCTCCATACAAAAAAGAAACGCCGGGTACTGATTCGGATTTAAATGCCTATGATGTAATTTATTATGCCGGCGATTGCAATGCGGGCAGCAAAACCATTGCCATAAATTTACCTAACGACGAAGAAGTACAACTCAAAAAAGGCACCCGCCGGTTACAGTTAAAGAATGCCATGCGGGCCAAGTTTGATAAAATTATGGTACCGGTAGCCAACACTTTAATTGCTGCGGACCAACGGCAGTTTATAACTTTTGATGCTTTTTTCGCTACCACCATGTTTCACGAAGTAGCGCATGGCTTAGGCATTAAGAACACCATTAATAAAAAAGGAACGGTACGCGATGCCTTAAAAGAACAAGGCTCAGCTCTGGAAGAAGGTAAAGCAGATATTCTGGGTTTGTACATGATTACTCAACTTCATAAAAAAGGCCAGATAGAAGGCGATTTAAAAAATTTCTATACTACTTTTTTAGCGGGTATTTTCCGGTCGGTGCGGTTTGGCGCAGCCAGTGCGCACGGGCAAGCCAATATGGTACGTTTTAATTTTTTCGCTCAAAACGGCGCCTTCGTGCGCGATGCGGCTACGGGCACCTACCGCGTAGATTTTGCCAAAATGGAGCAGGCCATGAATAAACTATCAGAAACAATACTTACTCTGCAAGGCAACGGCGATTATACCGGGGTGAAACAATTACTCACCAAACAAGGAAAAATTAGTCCGGAACTGCAAAGCGATTTAGCTCGCTTGACTAAAGCGGAAATTCCGGTAGATGTGGTATTTGAGCAAGGCAAAGCAGTACTGGGGCTTCCATAA
- a CDS encoding GntR family transcriptional regulator, translating to MFTKPNLTSGIPIYVQVKEQIIHAVELGAIQAGDQLPSVRVLAEQLVINPNTVIKIYKELETEGVIEIHHGTGAFITGKRASISKAEIISQGALSIQKIIERLLSKGLSTPEIRRIMEAELLKKETNYLKEAAWKK from the coding sequence ATGTTTACCAAACCTAATCTTACTTCGGGTATTCCTATTTATGTACAGGTGAAAGAACAAATTATTCATGCTGTTGAATTAGGAGCTATTCAAGCCGGCGATCAATTGCCTAGTGTTCGGGTTTTGGCAGAACAGCTGGTAATTAATCCAAATACGGTTATTAAAATTTACAAAGAATTAGAAACCGAAGGAGTAATTGAAATTCATCACGGTACCGGCGCTTTTATCACCGGTAAGCGAGCTAGTATTTCCAAAGCCGAAATAATTTCTCAGGGAGCGCTGTCTATCCAAAAAATTATTGAGCGGTTGCTCAGCAAAGGATTAAGTACTCCTGAAATTAGAAGAATAATGGAAGCCGAACTGCTTAAAAAAGAAACCAACTATTTAAAAGAAGCCGCATGGAAGAAGTAA
- a CDS encoding ABC transporter permease subunit — MLLYKIWLETKTRFFIGLVFVVAVSMFFVLGQPMILAQWALDKQLHPEWEDPWWMPLAIADYRYFIWHFLYNYLLQNIWVIFAVILSLGGIKNEYEQGSSLFTLALPVTRKQLFLQRIAVSFSEIVVLALVPVFIIPFFSFFTGRSYPLEEALVHACYFILGGMVFYALGVFMNTIIKTDVLPFLIMLGLIIVFYVVYPPDTENIPKAYWLRLFDLQSLMAGKSNKPAFFTWQALIGCFFAGSSLLLLSFQIIKKRDF; from the coding sequence ATGTTGCTCTACAAGATTTGGCTTGAAACTAAAACCCGCTTTTTTATTGGTTTAGTTTTCGTAGTAGCGGTGAGTATGTTTTTTGTTCTGGGGCAACCCATGATTCTTGCGCAATGGGCGCTTGATAAGCAATTGCATCCGGAGTGGGAAGATCCCTGGTGGATGCCCCTGGCCATAGCCGATTATCGTTACTTTATCTGGCACTTTCTTTATAATTACCTTTTGCAGAATATCTGGGTAATTTTTGCCGTAATCTTATCGCTGGGCGGTATCAAGAATGAGTATGAGCAAGGAAGCTCTTTATTCACGCTTGCGTTGCCGGTAACCCGGAAGCAACTTTTTCTGCAAAGAATTGCCGTCAGCTTCTCTGAAATAGTGGTATTAGCGTTGGTACCCGTTTTTATTATTCCGTTTTTTTCATTTTTTACGGGTAGGAGTTACCCTTTGGAAGAGGCTTTAGTTCATGCTTGTTATTTTATTTTAGGCGGCATGGTATTCTACGCTTTAGGTGTATTTATGAATACCATTATAAAAACCGATGTTTTACCTTTTTTGATTATGTTAGGGTTAATCATTGTTTTTTATGTCGTTTATCCGCCGGATACCGAAAATATTCCCAAAGCTTACTGGCTCCGCCTTTTCGATCTACAATCCCTGATGGCCGGAAAAAGTAACAAACCCGCATTTTTCACCTGGCAGGCATTAATCGGTTGTTTTTTTGCGGGAAGTAGTTTACTGTTGCTATCCTTTCAGATTATTAAAAAACGGGACTTTTGA
- a CDS encoding M28 family metallopeptidase: MKKIFLLTIAGLPLLFSCSENNRQPTAETNTAITEAIQPALTSFTADAILKHTKVLASDAYEGRAPGTKGEDSTVAYLTRQFKQLGLAPGNPNGTYIQDVPLYGFAAQPTASFTANGKKINLSFPNDYVAFSHQYKPRVTVTNSDMVFVGYGIVALEYGWDDYKGVDVKGKTIVMLINDPPIPDGSDTSKLDGKLFGGRAMTYYGRWTYKYEIASEKGAAAAIIIHETGPAGYPYEVVSGSNSRENVDIQTPDKNAGQVAVKSWITTDKAKELLAASGQDFAALKKMALQKDFKPVALPAKANFDLKLTLRELKSRNVIAKLEGSDPKLKNEFVVYTAHWDHLGKDPKLTGDQIYNGALDNATGTAGLLELAEAYKKLPETPKRSILFLAVTSEEKGLLGSKYYAANPLYPLNKTLADINMDVLNAYGRTKDVIIIGYGNSTLDDILAQAAQTQSRKIVPEATPEKGSFYRSDHFEFAKQGVPALYAESGEEAVDKPQDYFRKKAEAYTANDYHKVTDDVKTDWDFSGAIQDLQLYFIVGYDVAQGNTYPEWKPGTEFKAKREATLKVQ; this comes from the coding sequence ATGAAAAAAATCTTTCTTTTAACGATTGCTGGCTTACCGTTATTATTTAGCTGCAGCGAAAATAATCGTCAACCCACTGCCGAAACTAATACTGCCATCACGGAAGCCATTCAGCCGGCTCTTACCAGTTTTACCGCTGATGCTATTCTAAAACATACGAAAGTATTAGCATCTGATGCCTACGAAGGCCGGGCTCCGGGTACTAAAGGCGAAGATTCTACGGTGGCTTACCTGACCCGCCAGTTTAAACAACTTGGATTAGCGCCCGGCAACCCGAATGGTACTTACATCCAGGATGTACCGCTTTACGGTTTTGCCGCGCAGCCTACCGCTTCTTTTACGGCGAATGGCAAGAAAATTAATCTTTCTTTTCCCAACGATTACGTGGCTTTTTCGCACCAATACAAACCCCGCGTTACCGTTACTAACTCCGATATGGTATTTGTGGGTTACGGGATTGTAGCCCTCGAATACGGTTGGGACGATTACAAAGGCGTGGATGTAAAAGGCAAAACTATTGTGATGTTAATTAACGACCCACCTATTCCGGATGGCAGTGATACCTCGAAACTGGATGGGAAGCTGTTTGGCGGCCGGGCCATGACGTATTACGGCCGCTGGACCTACAAATACGAAATTGCCTCGGAAAAAGGAGCGGCCGCCGCCATTATTATTCACGAAACTGGTCCGGCTGGTTACCCTTATGAAGTAGTATCGGGCAGTAACAGCCGCGAAAACGTCGATATTCAGACTCCCGATAAAAATGCCGGGCAGGTAGCGGTAAAAAGCTGGATTACCACCGATAAAGCAAAAGAGTTATTGGCCGCTTCGGGGCAGGATTTTGCCGCGCTTAAAAAAATGGCTCTTCAAAAAGATTTTAAACCGGTAGCTTTACCGGCCAAAGCCAACTTCGATTTAAAACTGACCTTGCGCGAGCTGAAAAGCCGGAATGTGATTGCTAAATTAGAAGGCTCCGATCCAAAGTTAAAAAACGAATTCGTGGTTTATACCGCCCACTGGGACCACCTGGGCAAAGACCCTAAACTTACCGGCGACCAGATTTACAATGGCGCTCTCGATAATGCTACCGGTACGGCTGGCTTACTCGAATTGGCCGAAGCGTATAAAAAATTACCGGAAACGCCTAAACGCAGCATCTTGTTTTTGGCGGTAACCTCCGAAGAAAAAGGTTTATTAGGCTCTAAGTATTACGCGGCCAACCCTTTGTACCCCCTTAATAAAACTTTGGCGGATATTAACATGGATGTACTCAACGCGTACGGCCGTACTAAAGATGTGATTATTATTGGCTATGGTAATTCTACTTTAGATGATATTTTGGCCCAGGCGGCGCAAACCCAAAGCCGGAAAATAGTGCCAGAAGCCACCCCGGAAAAAGGCTCTTTCTACCGTTCGGATCATTTCGAGTTTGCCAAACAAGGCGTACCGGCGCTTTATGCTGAATCCGGCGAAGAAGCGGTAGATAAGCCGCAAGATTATTTCCGGAAAAAAGCCGAAGCTTATACTGCCAACGATTACCATAAAGTAACGGACGATGTTAAAACGGATTGGGATTTTTCCGGCGCCATCCAAGATTTACAACTGTACTTTATAGTAGGCTACGACGTAGCGCAAGGCAATACTTACCCCGAATGGAAACCTGGTACCGAATTTAAAGCTAAACGCGAAGCCACGTTAAAAGTACAGTAA
- a CDS encoding DUF6152 family protein, protein MLLFRNSFVAFILLVITSFTLYHHGWADYDQDKVIDFTGPIQEFTFENPHAIAKVKQDKKVWTVVLAPTSRMQERGVPTAKLVKGSQLHVVGYPHKEKKEEMRAERIFVNGTKYELRR, encoded by the coding sequence ATGCTTTTATTCCGGAATAGTTTTGTTGCTTTTATTCTTTTAGTAATTACTTCTTTCACCCTTTACCACCACGGTTGGGCCGATTACGATCAGGATAAAGTAATTGATTTTACGGGTCCGATTCAGGAATTTACTTTCGAGAACCCACACGCTATAGCCAAGGTAAAACAAGACAAAAAAGTCTGGACGGTAGTTTTGGCCCCCACCAGCCGCATGCAGGAACGGGGAGTGCCCACAGCTAAACTAGTTAAAGGCAGTCAACTGCACGTGGTAGGCTATCCGCACAAAGAAAAGAAAGAGGAAATGCGGGCCGAGCGAATTTTCGTAAACGGGACAAAATACGAGCTGCGCCGCTAA
- a CDS encoding ABC transporter ATP-binding protein gives MEEVITVKNLTKLYQNVSAVDHLSFSVQRGSICGFLGQNGAGKSTTIKMLLGMVKPTEGSGNILGYAIDKEEDSLEIRKRVAYVAEDKRLYDYMTVGQIIRFTKSFFPNWREDLEKHLLQEFRLPIDRKISKLSKGMRTQTALILGVCRNAEILILDEPSEGLDPVNNEKVLKLLVTLAAEGKTVLFSSHQVYEVEQVADTILMLHRGKRIELAPLDELKSNYKQIKLYFTFSPPRALFNLPGIKSVTQEGNWVMLLVKGPTGPIIAQISKLQPLSLEIIDLSLKDIFLENLKAIEEDVALQDLA, from the coding sequence ATGGAAGAAGTAATTACCGTTAAAAATTTAACCAAGCTCTATCAAAATGTTTCGGCTGTCGATCATTTAAGCTTCTCCGTACAACGGGGCAGTATTTGTGGGTTCTTAGGGCAAAATGGGGCCGGTAAAAGTACTACTATTAAAATGTTATTGGGTATGGTAAAACCAACCGAAGGCAGTGGAAATATTTTAGGTTACGCCATAGATAAAGAAGAAGATAGCTTAGAAATAAGAAAACGAGTAGCCTACGTAGCCGAAGATAAACGCTTATACGATTACATGACCGTGGGCCAAATTATCCGCTTTACCAAATCATTTTTTCCGAACTGGCGCGAAGATTTAGAAAAGCATTTACTACAGGAGTTTAGGTTACCGATTGACCGAAAAATAAGCAAATTATCGAAAGGCATGCGCACCCAAACGGCTCTCATTCTAGGAGTTTGCCGGAACGCAGAAATACTTATTCTGGATGAACCTTCGGAAGGATTAGACCCGGTAAATAACGAAAAAGTGTTAAAGCTCTTGGTTACCCTGGCCGCAGAAGGAAAAACCGTACTTTTTTCCTCCCATCAGGTTTACGAAGTAGAACAAGTAGCCGATACCATTCTAATGCTTCACCGCGGAAAACGGATCGAATTAGCTCCATTAGATGAATTAAAAAGTAATTACAAGCAAATCAAACTTTACTTTACTTTTTCACCACCTCGGGCTCTTTTTAACCTGCCCGGCATTAAAAGTGTAACTCAGGAAGGCAATTGGGTGATGTTGTTGGTAAAAGGACCAACCGGTCCAATTATAGCCCAAATAAGCAAACTGCAACCACTTTCTTTGGAAATCATCGACTTAAGTCTGAAAGATATTTTTTTAGAAAATTTAAAAGCTATTGAAGAAGATGTTGCTCTACAAGATTTGGCTTGA
- a CDS encoding response regulator has product MRKIIPLNLIMLVDDDDTTNYLNHRLLTQMNAARHIKVVKDGEKAFEYLTHACDKANHATHPCPDLIFMDIKMPVMDGFEFLEMYEQADLALKNKVTILMLTSSASFYDLERLKKYEAVKKHYSKALTEADVKEILTEYFPNHITVAEN; this is encoded by the coding sequence ATGAGAAAAATTATACCTTTAAATTTAATAATGCTGGTGGATGACGACGATACCACCAATTACTTAAATCATCGTCTGCTAACTCAAATGAATGCTGCTCGCCATATTAAGGTGGTGAAAGACGGGGAAAAAGCTTTCGAATACTTGACTCATGCTTGCGATAAAGCGAACCATGCCACCCACCCCTGCCCGGACTTAATTTTTATGGATATTAAAATGCCGGTAATGGATGGTTTTGAGTTTCTGGAAATGTACGAACAAGCAGATCTGGCGCTTAAAAATAAGGTTACCATTTTAATGTTAACTTCCTCGGCTAGTTTTTACGACTTGGAGCGTTTAAAAAAATACGAGGCCGTTAAAAAGCATTATTCTAAAGCTCTTACCGAAGCCGACGTTAAAGAAATATTAACCGAGTATTTCCCGAACCACATTACCGTTGCAGAAAACTAA